TATCTAGATTAACAGTGGATTCCTATATCTTACCTCGCCAGCCCTACTAGGCTGAAAAACGCTATAATTAAGAGAGGGGCTAGTATGGAAAAACCTATCTGTACATGCCATATATCCTGTCTAACAAAGCTAGCCTTGAAAAGCATGAATACAAAGGCAAAAGACAGAAAAATTGGAGGAATAGACCAAAATAAATAGAAGTCAAAGAAAACCTGTGTCAATACAAATAAAAGCAGTGATGATACTAATAGAAAGGCAAATATTTGGTAGCTAGGGCCGATGATGGACATTGCTTCAGAATATCCATTGGCTATTTCAAATGAATTAAGGATATACGAGTGAAGATCATTGATGGATTGACCAGAAAGTATCCAACAAATATCAATAGAAATCAAATAAACTATTGGAATCCAAGGAAATACGTTTTTTCTTAACCCTTGATCTAATCCAATAATCAACATAATCAATGCAGTGATTGGGAAAAAAGTAAACTTAATTAGACTAACTAAGGATAATGAAGCAGCTGTCAAATACAAGAATAAATTGCCTGAAAGGTCGAAAATATTCTTGCTCATCGGAAAATGGTTAATCCTGGCGTGTACGAGATAATAATAAAGTACAAACAAGAAAATAAAGCTAAAATAGAAAGACTCACCAAGGGAATAAGCTCCAAATATAAATAGCAGAATAAGAACCAAGAATTTTTGACGAATTATGCTTGTCAGCCTTAGAATTAAGCCTAATTTAATGACAACAAGTAAAATCGAAGGCAATAAGGAGAAGGGGTAAAACCCTGGTAAAAAAATACCTGTAAAGAGAAAATGATAAGGACCATAGGTGAATATTATTTCTTTGCCAAAACTCATTTTATTTAAAGTGGCGTAACCCAAGACAGACACCCAAGCAGTGAATAATCCTTCACCATCAATAAATCCTGGAGACCAGGGCACACTCAATAATAAATTTTGGAGAATTAAGAATACTGTTATGATTTCGCAGGAATTATTGGTGATTTTTTTATATAAATATTGAAAAGTTTGAACATTTATTTGTAAAATTTTGGAGTAAGCGAATGGTGAAATAGGCATGGGATAAATCCACAAATATAGTGCAGTGAACTATATGATTAAGGCGGAGTATAAAATGGGAATATAGAAAAGCCTCTACAGCAATCAAGCAGCACTAAGCTAATCAGCATTCATTTTTCCAGGCTGATCAACTTGCTGCAAGGGTTTCACGACTGATCTCAAGCGGTTTGGATGCGCAACAGCTTAATCTCCAAAAATATAGAGATACTATGTCATGGTTCTCCTATTTTAATGTTTGATGTGGTTAGCTTCTCAAAGGCTTACCAGCAACCCCCTTCAAAACCTAGCTAATCACCCTTTCAAGGTTCATAGCCTACTTGGTAGTCGTTTTAGTGCTTGTTGCGAGCTGTAAGGCTGCATTTAAACGAGTTGTATCTTGACCTCTATGATGCAGAATCAGCCAGGATTGCAGCAAATCTGGCCCATGCATCTCTCCCATCAGAGCCGCCCGGAGGCTGCGCATGACCATCCCTTTCTTCAGCTTTTTTGATGCCACCACTTGATTTAGAATCTCTTTTGCCAGATCCAGGGTCAGTGGCTGATTTGCGTGGGCATCTTGAAGCGATATCAATTCAGAGAGCACTTCACCCATCCCCTGCTGTTGCAGTTGGGCGGTGGCGTCGTCATTAAACATCAAGGTCGTCTTAAAAAACACTTCACCCTGGATAACGGCATCCTTGAGCAGAACTAAACTGGGGCCTAGGAGTTGGGTGATGGTTTCTAACCAAGGGCGATCGCCTACGGGATCAAAGACAAACTCGGCAGCCTGCCAGTAGGGAATCAGCCGATCAGTGAGTTCCGGACTCGGCATCCTATGTAAGTATTGACTATTCAGCCAATTGAGCTTGTCCCAGTCAAATTTAGCGCCAGCTTTATTCACCCGCTCGAAACTAAATTGTTGAGCCGCTGCTTCTAAGCTAAAGATCTCCGCCATGCCCTCTGGGGGCGACCACCCCAATAGAGTCATGTAGTTGGCGATCGCTTCCTGGGTATAGCCCAACTGACGAAACTCCGAGATCGAGGTCACCCCATCCCGCTTTGACAGTTTCTGACCCGCTGGATTCAAGATCAGCGGTGTGTGGGCAAACTGGGGCACGGTGGCTGACAAGGCTGCATAGAGCAAAATTTGCTTCGGGGTGTTGCCAATATGGTCTTCACCACGAATCACATGGCTGATGGCCATCTCAATGTCATCCACTACAACCACGAAATTATAGAGGGGTTGACCGATCTCATCCTCTGAGGCGGCTCGGGCAATAACCATGTCCCCTCCCAGATCCCGCCCCTTCCAGGTCACCGTGCCCCGCACCAGATCTTCCCAGGTAATTTCCTGGTGATCCTGAATCTGAAACCGGATCACGGGCTTCCGTCCCGCTGTGACAAAGGCAGCCCGCTGCTCTGGAGTGAGATGGCGATGACGATTGTCGTAGCGAGGAGCTAGCCCTCGGGCTTTTTGAGCTGTTCGCATGGCCTCAAGTTCGTCTTCGGTGCAGTAGCAACGATAGGCCAACCCTTGATCTAGCAACTGCTGAATTTTCTGGCGATATAAATCCAGCCTTTGGGACTGGAACCAAGGACCTTCATCCCAGGTCAACCCCAGCCAGGTTAAACCATCCACGATATTTTCCGTATATTCTGTCCGCGATCGCTCCAGATCGGTATCTTCAACGCGCAAAATAAACTGGCCGCCGTGATGACGGGCAAACAGCCAGTTAAACACCGCCGTTCTGGCGGTGCCAATGTGAAGATTCCCGGTAGGGCTGGGTGCAATCCGAACGCGAACAGACATATGGACACACAATGAAGAACAAAGCGGAGAGTGCGACGGGGGGGGTGCAGACCTGCTCAACCCAATCTCCACTTTAGCCGTAACTGGCGACTTCAGAACCCTCGACCTAGCGCTCAAAAGGCGATCGCTCGCTCCATCTGATTGGAGTTTAACGAGGGGCTCAGCAACAAAAAACCGACAGGGTTCGGGTGGAATCTGTCGGCTACTGTGTGTTCCCTGTTGATGACTCGGCTGAAGTTGAGTCCTCTATACTATGGCTGGTTTATCCTCCCTCATAGGAGATCGAGATCATCCTTATTATGTGATCTTGATCACGGCTGCCCCGAGGTCGGTAGGGGGCTAATGCGATAGGCGCAACGGCGATCGCCTTGCAGAATATGTTCCAGGCGTTCCACCTGCGCCTCGGCACCGAGCAAAGCACTAAAAACAGCCAGTTCGGAGCTACACAGCTGTTGACAGGTTTGGGCGGCAGCGCAGATCGGACAATGGGTTTTCCACAAACAGGAGGGAACCATCGGCTTGCTCAATCACTGCGGCCATGTAGCCTTCCTGTGATCGCAACCTGGATAGTTCCCCAACTTGTTGATGCCAATTGCTTTTGGAAAGGGTTTCAGACAGCCGCTGGCGGTAGGTTTGCACCTGCCGCTGGGTTCGTTCTACCAGCAATCGCTCCAGCCCCTCTGCACCAAAGACCGTTTGCATATCTTGCAGCAACTTCACCGTTAGATCGGCATGACTGTCGGGAAATAGTTTGGCTGTGACTGCGGTGAGTTGCCACAATTTCACAGGCCGACCCAAGGCTCGCCGTTCTGCCTGATAGGTCACCTGCTGTTCTGTTTGCAGCGTCTGAAGATGCTGGCGCACAGCCATGGGAGACACCTGTAATTGTGCGGCCAGTGTGGTGGCAGTTTGGGCACCCTGCACCTTCAGTAGGTGTAGAATTTGCTGCTTGGCTCTGGGCTTATCTTCCATAGATTGACAGCTGAATCTTTTTGCTAACGAAGCCATCTACTCAACGAGTTTTTGCCATTTTAGCGATGTCTGGAAAAATTAATAGTAAGTTAATTATCGAATGAATATCGTGGAATCTAAAGGTTGTGGCACAGGTCGTTCTGGAAAATATCTACAAGAGTTTCGCTGGACAGCGGGGCACTGCAACAACCCCTGTGGCGACCCCGGCTCCATTGGCCGGGTTAGGGGCATATCCCTCTAGTTCTGATGCATCTGGGCGGCTGACCACTGTGCTGAGAGCCATCAATCTCACCGTTGAGGATGGGGAGTTTATGGTGCTGGTGGGGCCATCGGGTTGTGGGAAGAGTACCATGCTGCGTTTAATTGCCGGACTGGAGAGCTTGACGGGGGGAACGATCTGGGTGGGCGATCGCCGGGTCAATGACCTACCGCCAAAACAGCGGGATATTGCCATGGTGTTTCAGAATTACGCCCTCTATCCCCACATGACGGTGTATGACAATCTGGCCTTTGGGTTACGGCGCTCTGCTCGGAGGCCGCAGCACTCCCAGAGTTCCTCAGGAGGTCTTGAGCATTTACTCGTCAGTCTTACCCGCAAGATGCCAAAGCCCCTACGGTACCAATCGGCCTCAGAGCGGGCGATCGCTCAACAGATTCAGACGGTGGCGGAGATGCTACAAATTGAGGCGTTGTTAGAGCGTTTTCCGCGACAACTCTCGGGGGGGCAGAAGCAGCGGGTGGCTTTGGGACGGGCGATCGCCCGCAATCCCCAAGTGTTTTTGATGGATGAACCTCTCTCGAATCTGGATGCCAAACTCCGCACGGAAACCCGCGCCCAAATTATCAAGCTGCAACGACAATTAGGCACCACCACCCTCTATGTCACCCATGACCAGACCGAAGCCATGACCATGGGCGATCGTATTGCCGTGATGAATGCGGGGCAGATTCAACAAATTGCCTCCCCCCTGGAACTTTACAATCACCCGGTAAATCGCTTTGTGGCGGAATTTATTGGCTCACCACCAATGAATTTTCTGCCGATGCTGGTGACCGAGTCCCTGAAACTTCACCATCCCCAATTTCACCTCCCTCTGCCCCCCATCTGGGAAGCCCCCCTCCAACCCTATCGGGGACAAACCCTGACCTTGGGCATCCGGCCTGAGCATCTGAGCTTAGCCGCCGCCGCCCCCGAGCATCTGCCCGTCGAAGTGGAACTAGTCGAAGCCCTGGGAAATGACACCTACCTGGCCGTAAGTCTTCAGGAAACCGGGGAGTCGCTGCAAGTCCGGGTGGCTCCTGAGTGCCCGATCCGACCTGGGGAATCCCTGTGGTTGGCACTTACCCCTACCAAGGTGCATCTTTTTGATCCGCAAACCGGGCAGGCGATCGCTAGCGCGTGAGTTCCACGGCATCCCGTCCATCGACATCCTGGAGATAGACCTTAACCGTTTCTTCTTTGGCCGTGGGCAGGGTTTTACCGACAAAGTCGGGATGAATGGGTAAGTCACGATGCCCCCGATCTACCAACACCACCAGCCGAATGATTTCTGGCCTACCGTAGTCGTTGACAGCATTTAAGGCAGCTCGAATCGTTCGCCCCTTATAAATCACATCATCCACCAGCACCACCGTTTTACCAGCCAAATCAAAGGGAATATCGGTTTTGGCAGGGGTTCGCAGGCCAATCTGATCGAGGTCATCCCGGTAGAAGGTGAT
Above is a window of Neosynechococcus sphagnicola sy1 DNA encoding:
- the pyrR gene encoding bifunctional pyr operon transcriptional regulator/uracil phosphoribosyltransferase PyrR; the protein is MSSEVVEILSAEELRRTLNRLASQVVEKAGDLTQLVLLGIYTRGVPLAQLLARQIEILEAVIVPVGALDITFYRDDLDQIGLRTPAKTDIPFDLAGKTVVLVDDVIYKGRTIRAALNAVNDYGRPEIIRLVVLVDRGHRDLPIHPDFVGKTLPTAKEETVKVYLQDVDGRDAVELTR
- a CDS encoding ABC transporter ATP-binding protein, whose translation is MAQVVLENIYKSFAGQRGTATTPVATPAPLAGLGAYPSSSDASGRLTTVLRAINLTVEDGEFMVLVGPSGCGKSTMLRLIAGLESLTGGTIWVGDRRVNDLPPKQRDIAMVFQNYALYPHMTVYDNLAFGLRRSARRPQHSQSSSGGLEHLLVSLTRKMPKPLRYQSASERAIAQQIQTVAEMLQIEALLERFPRQLSGGQKQRVALGRAIARNPQVFLMDEPLSNLDAKLRTETRAQIIKLQRQLGTTTLYVTHDQTEAMTMGDRIAVMNAGQIQQIASPLELYNHPVNRFVAEFIGSPPMNFLPMLVTESLKLHHPQFHLPLPPIWEAPLQPYRGQTLTLGIRPEHLSLAAAAPEHLPVEVELVEALGNDTYLAVSLQETGESLQVRVAPECPIRPGESLWLALTPTKVHLFDPQTGQAIASA
- a CDS encoding helix-turn-helix transcriptional regulator, giving the protein MEDKPRAKQQILHLLKVQGAQTATTLAAQLQVSPMAVRQHLQTLQTEQQVTYQAERRALGRPVKLWQLTAVTAKLFPDSHADLTVKLLQDMQTVFGAEGLERLLVERTQRQVQTYRQRLSETLSKSNWHQQVGELSRLRSQEGYMAAVIEQADGSLLFVENPLSDLRCRPNLSTAV
- the gltX gene encoding glutamate--tRNA ligase — translated: MSVRVRIAPSPTGNLHIGTARTAVFNWLFARHHGGQFILRVEDTDLERSRTEYTENIVDGLTWLGLTWDEGPWFQSQRLDLYRQKIQQLLDQGLAYRCYCTEDELEAMRTAQKARGLAPRYDNRHRHLTPEQRAAFVTAGRKPVIRFQIQDHQEITWEDLVRGTVTWKGRDLGGDMVIARAASEDEIGQPLYNFVVVVDDIEMAISHVIRGEDHIGNTPKQILLYAALSATVPQFAHTPLILNPAGQKLSKRDGVTSISEFRQLGYTQEAIANYMTLLGWSPPEGMAEIFSLEAAAQQFSFERVNKAGAKFDWDKLNWLNSQYLHRMPSPELTDRLIPYWQAAEFVFDPVGDRPWLETITQLLGPSLVLLKDAVIQGEVFFKTTLMFNDDATAQLQQQGMGEVLSELISLQDAHANQPLTLDLAKEILNQVVASKKLKKGMVMRSLRAALMGEMHGPDLLQSWLILHHRGQDTTRLNAALQLATSTKTTTK